One part of the Plasmodium yoelii strain 17X genome assembly, chromosome: 13 genome encodes these proteins:
- a CDS encoding V-type ATPase subunit D has translation MGALDESTPVPSRITLHLMKQKKKSAFQGYSLLKKKSDALFIHFRDVLKDIVKTKNKVGEDMRNASFALAKSVWAAGDFKGQIIEGIKRPVVTLSLSTNNVAGVKLPIFQVHIDPTVDVLGNLGVAAGGQVINNTRENYLQCLNMLVKLASMQVAFFSLDEEIKMTNRRVNALNNIVLPRLEGGINYIIKELDEIEREEFYRLKKIKEKKTENLNNSIEDHALPDNGGHKHVKITNNYANIQADDDVIF, from the exons ATGGGGGCTCTCGACGAATCAACACCAGTACCATCTAGAAT AACCCTGCATTTGATGAAGCAGAAGAAAAAAAGTGCATTCCAAGGGTATTctttactaaaaaaaaaaagtgatgcattatttattcattttagaGATGTGTTAAAAGATATTGTAAag ACTAAAAATAAGGTGGGGGAAGATATGAGGAATGCTTCCTTTGCATTAGCAAAATCTGTATGGGCTGCTGGTGATTTCAAAGGCCAAATTATTGAAGGAATAAAAAGACCAGTTGTCACTTTATCATTATCTACTAATAATGTTGCTGGTGTTAAACTACCCATATTTCAAGTACACATAGACCCTACTGTCGATGTACTTGGAAACTTAGGGGTTGCTGCAGGAGGGCAAGTTATTAACAACACACgagaaaattatttacaatGTTTAAATATGCTAGTAAAATTGGCATCTATGCAA gtcgcttttttttcactcgatgaagaaataaaaatgacgAATAGAAGGGTAAACGCTTTGAACAATATTGTGCTACCTCGATTAGAGGGAGGTATAAACTACATTATAAAAGAATTAGATGAAATTGAAAGAGAGGAATTTTACAgattaaagaaaataaaggaaaaaaaaactgAAAATCTAAATAATTCAATTGAAGATCATGCCCTACCGGATAATGGTGGACACAAACATGTAAAAATAACGAACAATTATGCAAATATCCAAGCGGATGATGACGTTATAttctaa
- a CDS encoding GPI mannosyltransferase 3, putative, protein MLSSSLLKIRGSILRRVVLSKYSFFYLSIFRLFNSLFVQTSFFPDEYAQSVEISHYMTFGYGHMPWEWEPCIALRSIIHPLIYSILFYILKISRLDSPFLVLYVPKIFQGLCAAFADYIFIKLIIHWYCILYYIKGKKKKKEFYNFIGTILVWYFFCWFNFYSICRTSSNSFEYLFNLVGVYFLSKNYYPSIILQKEDQNKIKNDVNNGVNNDVNSDVNNDVLLNNNSKCEVDNLNEGENKNRYKRHEIKIIKDNEQINETELIRNKSFYDFPKCSNLINNDNNKTKEIIFKKNKNMYNEYQIDMNNNNNFFSISDDFYKNKKFHIKNFLLSLFFSSVCVLIRPTALLFWLVIYFFYILKLVHATAATATTTGMVENKKNWEKIRRNGNKLTWIEVLIIGMIYTIIFLLISIAIDSYFYGQITISFYNFFMFNLISGENSYFGDNFFFYYFFSVIPSIYLTLTPFTYYKFFNLFKKIVKKKIFKFDISRIDHVVYIATFFEIFILSFSNHKEHKMLIGYTSFLSILTVLSLYKIGSKFGIRDIFYETKNKKIVKTKKGQIFIMLINISFILHLICIFFFSLIHNRSPENVAKYFRNLKINDDDNKITIFITDCYDTPLYSHIHRKYKIGFLDCTPYIKNENGETIYNWRKKIYDDNFGRQFFDIFNNDNKKSNYIEPYIFPNKSFYWFGNTHFNEKNKFKFIYEKINFSCLKYRFDNPLHGDLPLYIVTNSNTLKYLQNFLKKYNYYQDSQAFFSYFQINDKYKINPVYHFIFKRHIN, encoded by the coding sequence ATGCTATCAAGTAGCCTTTTAAAAATTAGAGGAAGTATATTAAGAAGGGTTGTGTTGTcaaaatatagttttttttatttgagtATTTTTCgattatttaattcattatttgttCAAACATCATTTTTTCCTGATGAATATGCTCAATCTGTAGAGATAAGCCATTACATGACTTTTGGATATGGTCATATGCCATGGGAATGGGAACCTTGTATAGCATTACGATCTATTATACATCCTTTAATTTatagtatattattttatattttaaaaataagcaGATTAGATTCTCCATTTTTAGTTTTATATGTACCTAAAATATTTCAAGGATTATGTGCAGCATTTgctgattatatttttataaaattaataattcattggtattgtatattatattatataaagggaaaaaaaaaaaaaaaagaattttataattttattggaACAATTTTAGTttggtattttttttgttggtttaatttttatagtaTATGTCGAACATCATCAAATTcatttgaatatttattcaatttagttggtgtatattttttgtctaaaaattattatcccagtattattttacaaaaagaagatcaaaataaaataaaaaatgatgttAATAATGGTGTTAATAATGATGTTAATAGTGATGTTAATAATgatgttttattaaataacaaTTCAAAATGTGAAGTAGACAATTTGAATGAgggagaaaataaaaatcgaTATAAAAGacatgaaataaaaataattaaagataatgaacaaataaatgaaaCTGAACTTATTAGGAATAAATCTTTTTATGATTTTCCAAAATGTTCAAATcttattaataatgataataataaaacgaaggaaataatatttaaaaaaaataaaaatatgtataatgaaTATCAGATtgatatgaataataataataattttttttccatttcagacgatttttataaaaacaaaaaatttcatataaaaaattttttactaAGCTTATTCTTTAGTTCCGTTTGTGTTTTAATCAGGCCCActgcattattattttggctagttatatattttttttatattttaaaacttGTGCATGCTACTGCTGCTACTGCTACTACCACAGGAATGGTAGAGAATAAAAAGAACTGGGAAAAAATAAGAAGAAATGGTAACAAATTAACTTGGATAGAAGTTTTAATAATAGGAATGATATATACtatcatatttttacttatttCTATAGCTATAGATTCCTATTTTTATGGACAAATAACAATATctttttataacttttttatgtttaattTGATTAGTGGAGAAAATAGTTATTTTGgggataatttttttttttattatttttttagtgtaATACCATCAATTTATTTAACTCTAACACCTTTTAcatattataagttttttaacttatttaaaaagatagttaaaaaaaaaatatttaaattcgATATATCAAGAATTGATCATGTAGTATATATTGCAACTTTTTTcgaaatttttattttatcatttagtAATCATAAGGAACATAAAATGTTAATCGGATATACTTCCtttttaagtatattaacagtattatcattatataaaattggaTCAAAATTTGGAATAAgagatattttttatgagacaaaaaataaaaaaattgtaaaaacaaaaaagggacagatttttattatgttaataaatataagttTTATTCTCCAtttaatatgtatttttttttttagtttaaTACATAATAGATCCCCAGAAAATGTAGCAAAATATTTccgaaatttaaaaataaatgatgatgataataaaattactATATTTATAACAGATTGTTATGATACGCCTTTATATTCACATATccatagaaaatataaaattggtTTTTTAGATTGTACaccatatattaaaaatgaaaatggagaaactatatataattggcgaaaaaaaatatatgatgatAATTTTGGTAGacaattttttgatatttttaataatgataataaaaaatcaaattatattgaaccatatatatttccaaataaATCATTTTATTGGTTTGGTAATACTcattttaatgaaaaaaataaatttaagtttatttatgaaaaaataaatttctcATGTTTGAAATATCGTTTTGATAATCCCTTACATGGAGATCTTCCACTATATATAGTAACAAATTCTAACACTTTAAAATAtcttcaaaattttttaaaaaaatataactattATCAAGATAGTCAGGCATTTTTTTCCTATTTccaaataaatgataaatacaaaataaatccagtttatcattttatatttaaaagacatattaattaa
- a CDS encoding tetratricopeptide repeat protein, putative translates to MLRLGRFNKLWTKSIFFNVRNFCENKKIHYNGPKDTYINSGLELKNEDTEKLISLMKESLKLKLLTCTYYSEEIGKHYLELAILEHKNLLLNDSKNHYLKSYEIYKKIHNENSIMCANIQTYIGVIYKDLGNFKASEEFLQLSLANKKLICNDKNYLIVDTLNNLGSLYQHKKNYTTSIEYFEECIRILLSSSIYLHKNEQIALCYYNLSFSYIGINDLNSAITCLIRSYQMAQNVFGPDHMLTIRIKKLRERLENEVAQGK, encoded by the coding sequence atgcTTAGGCTGGGAcgttttaataaattgtgGACAaaatctattttttttaatgttcgtaatttttgtgaaaataaaaaaattcattacaATGGACCAAAggatacatatataaattctgggcttgaattaaaaaatgaagacaCAGAAAAGTTAATAAGTTTAATGAAAGAGagtttaaaattaaaacttCTGACATGTACATATTATTCAGAAGAAATAGGGAAACATTATTTAGAGCTAGCAATATTAGagcataaaaatttattattaaatgacTCGAAaaatcattatttaaaaagttatgaaatatataaaaaaattcacaATGAAAATAGTATTATGTGTGCAAATATACAAACATATATAGGTGTTATTTATAAAGATTTAGGAAATTTTAAAGCATCAGAAGAATTTTTACAACTTTCATtagcaaataaaaaattaatatgtaatgataagaattatttaattgtGGATACACTTAATAATCTTGGGTCTTTATATcaacataaaaaaaactataCAACATCAATTGAATATTTTGAAGAATGTATAagaattttattatcatcatccatatatttacataaaaatgaacaaatagctttatgttattataatttatctttttcttATATTGGAATAAATGATCTTAATTCTGCAATAACATGTTTAATACGTTCATATCAAATGGCTCAAAATGTTTTTGGTCCTGACCATATGTTAACAATCAGAATAAAAAAGTTACGCGAGCGTTTAGAAAATGAAGTAGCACAAGGGAAATGA
- a CDS encoding ribosomal protein S6e, with the protein MKLNISNPLNNVQKSIEIDDEKKLLPFMERRIGNVVPGDSIGEEFSGYIFRITGGNDKQGFPMMQGVLTNHRVRLLFKKGMKCYRPRKKGEKKRKSVRGCIVGQDLSALNLALVKKGDNEIEGLTDKAVGKKLGPKRASKIRKLFNLDKTDDVRKYVIGRAITKNGKTRFVKPKIQRLVTEKRLLRKRSLMAAKEKRAAEKKQAIKEYKQLLRKYKSELVTKKDDTGKKIKVKKNISKDAKKNNKAKDSKDDKLKTKKNVDKKSENSKKITNKKTNEKQPKVDNKNAKVDKKAPAKTTNEQNKPGKKKK; encoded by the coding sequence ATGAAGCTAAACATATCAAACCCTTTAAACAATGTTCAAAAGAGCATAGAAATTGATGATGAAAAGAAATTACTTCCCTTTATGGAAAGGAGAATTGGAAATGTAGTACCAGGTGATTCAATAGGAGAAGAATTTTCAggttatatttttagaataacTGGAGGTAATGACAAACAAGGATTTCCAATGATGCAAGGTGTTTTAACTAACCATCGTGTAAGgcttttatttaaaaaaggtATGAAATGTTATAGACCAAGAAAAAagggagaaaaaaaaagaaaatctGTTAGAGGATGTATAGTAGGTCAAGATTTATCAGCTCTTAATTTAGCCTTAGTTAAAAAAGGTGATAATGAAATCGAAGGTTTAACAGATAAAGCAGTAGGAAAAAAATTAGGACCAAAAAGAGCTAGTAAAAttagaaaattatttaatcttGATAAAACTGATGATGTTAGAAAATATGTAATTGGAAGAgctattactaaaaatggaaaaacaAGATTTGTTAAACCAAAAATTCAAAGACTTGTTACAGAAAAAAGATTACTTAGAAAGAGATCTCTTATGGCTGCAAAAGAAAAACGTGCTGCTGAGAAAAAACAAGCCATAAAAGAATATAAACAACTTcttagaaaatataaaagtgaGTTAGTTACAAAAAAAGATGACACAGGAAAGAAAATTAAAGTCAAAAAAAACATCTCTAAAGatgctaaaaaaaataacaaggCAAAAGATAGTAAagatgataaattaaaaactaaaaaaaatgtagacAAAAAATCtgaaaattcaaaaaaaatcacAAACAAAAAAACTAATGAAAAACAACCAAAAGTTGATAACAAAAATGCCAAAGTTGACAAAAAAGCACCAGCTAAAACTACCAATGAACAAAACAAAcctggaaaaaaaaaaaaatga
- a CDS encoding aconitate hydratase, putative: MKNAGVNFSNYVKKYCSKSNNPFENLRKSFNKGNYHYYDLNELNDSRIKSLPYSIRILLESAIRNCDNLKVTEENVKTILAWKENSKKKKEIPFMPARVLLQDLTGVPCIVDLATMRDTAEFLGGDANKINPLIPVDLVIDHSVQVDYSRSSKAIEYNEKREFERNLERFKFLKWGMNSFENMLILPPGSGIVHQINLEYLAHCVFKNKNNNLIYPDSVVGTDSHTTMINGLGVLGWGVGGIEAEATMLGLPISMTLPEVIGINVVGKLSDNLLSTDIVLYITSFLRKEVGVVGKYVEFFGPSLKDLKLADRATIANMAPEYGATIGFFGIDDTTLEYLKQTGRDNDKINLVRDYLKKNMLYNDYSENLEYTDVYTLDLSKLSLSVSGPKRPHDNILLHDLHNDFKICLDSPVGFKGYNISKEDQKKEITFEYKTGNGATYKLSHGSIVLAAITSCTNTSNSCSMIAAGLLAKKAVELGIKPIPYIKSSLSPGSKAVQKYLEAGGLLSYLEKLGFYNVGYGCMTCIGNSGNLDAEVEDVINKHDLVCSSVLSGNRNFEGRIHPLIKANYLASPALVVLLSLIGNVNTDITKYTFECNGKIIKALDLIPKKDEINEYEEKYVKAELYKDIYKNIKYVNKYWNDIQIKKNKLFEWDKNSTYIHKPPFFDDMKIQPQKIKDIKNANILLLLGDSITTDHISPAGMIHKKSEAYKFLKSKGVKDDDLNTYGARRGNDEVMIRGTFANIRLINKLCPDKGPNTIYAPSNELMSVYEAAMKYKQNNKDVIIIAGKEYGCGSSRDWAAKGSYLLGVKAIIAESFERIHRSNLIGMSVLPLQFLNNENAQHYNIDGTETFTILLNEGNLKPGQNITIEMNQKGKIIKFDVLCRIDTEIEVQYFKNGGILKYVLRSLVKKEDA; this comes from the coding sequence ATGAAGAATGCTGGTGTGAATTTCAGTAACTATGTGAAAAAATATTGCAGTAAAAGTAATAACCCGTTTGAAAATTTACGAAAAAGTTTTAATAAAGGGAACTATCATTATTATGATTTAAACGAACTAAATGATAGTAGAATAAAAAGCTTACCATATTCTATAAGGATATTGCTTGAATCCGCGATACGTAATtgtgataatttaaaagtaACTGAAGAAAAtgtaaaaacaatattagcATGGAAAGAAAATTCtaagaaaaagaaagaaatacCATTTATGCCTGCCCGTGTTTTATTACAAGATTTAACGGGTGTACCATGTATAGTAGATTTAGCTACAATGAGAGATACTGCTGAATTTTTGGGAGGTGatgcaaataaaataaatccaTTAATTCCAGTTGATTTAGTTATTGATCATTCAGTACAAGTAGATTATAGTAGAAGTTCTAAAGCAATagaatataatgaaaaaagagAATTTGAAAGAAATTTAGAAAGATTTAAATTTCTTAAATGGGGTATGAATTCATTTGAAAACATGTTAATTTTACCACCTGGATCTGGAATAGTACATCAAATAAATTTAGAATATTTAGCACATTgtgtatttaaaaataaaaataataatttaatatatcctGATAGTGTTGTTGGTACTGATTCACATACAACTATGATAAACGGATTGGGTGTGTTAGGATGGGGTGTTGGAGGTATTGAAGCTGAAGCTACAATGTTAGGATTGCCAATATCTATGACATTACCTGAAGTAATTGGAATAAATGTTGTAGGAAAATTATCTGATAATTTATTAAGTACTGatatagttttatatattacatcATTTTTAAGAAAAGAGGTAGGAGTTGTAGGTAAATATGTTGAATTTTTTGGGCCAAGtttaaaagatttaaaatTAGCTGATAGAGCAACAATAGCTAATATGGCACCAGAATATGGAGCTACAATAGGTTTTTTTGGAATTGATGATACAACACtagaatatttaaaacaaacaGGAAGagataatgataaaataaatttagttcgagattatttgaaaaaaaatatgttatataatGATTATTCTGAAAATTTAGAATATACAGATGTATATACTTTAgatttatcaaaattaaGTTTATCTGTATCAGGTCCTAAAAGACCacatgataatatattattacatgATTTACATAAcgattttaaaatatgtctTGATTCACCAGTTGGTTTTAAAGGATATAATATAAGTAAGGAAgatcaaaaaaaagaaattacatttgaatataaaactgGAAATGGAGCCACATATAAATTATCTCATGGTAGTATTGTATTAGCAGCAATTACATCGTGTACGAATACAAGTAATTCTTGTTCTATGATTGCAGCTGGTTTATTAGCTAAAAAGGCAGTTGAATTGGGAATAAAACCGATTCCATATATTAAAAGTTCATTATCACCTGGATCAAAAGCTGTTCAGAAATATTTAGAAGCAGGTGGATTATTAAGttatttagaaaaattagGATTTTATAATGTTGGTTATGGTTGTATGACATGTATTGGAAATAGTGGTAATTTAGATGCAGAAGTAGAAGatgtaataaataaacatgATTTAGTTTGCTCTTCTGTTTTATCAGGAAATCGAAATTTTGAAGGACGTATACATCCATTAATTAAAGCAAATTATTTAGCATCTCCAGCTTTAGTTGTATTATTAAGTTTAATAGGAAATGTTAATACagatataacaaaatatacattTGAATGTAATGGAAAGATTATTAAGGCTTTAGATTTGATTCctaaaaaagatgaaataaatgaatatgaagaaaaatatgttaaagcagaattatataaagatatatataaaaatataaaatatgttaataaatattggaatgatatacaaataaaaaaaaataaattatttgaatgggATAAAAATtctacatatatacataaaccTCCATTTTTTGATGATATGAAAATACAAcctcaaaaaataaaagacataaaaaatgcaaatatattattattattaggtGATAGTATAACAACAGATCATATATCACCAGCTGGTATGATACATAAAAAATCAGAagcatataaatttttaaaatcaaaAGGTGTAAAAGATGATGATTTAAATACATATGGAGCAAGAAGAGGTAATGATGAAGTTATGATTCGAGGTACTTTTGCTAACATAAgattaattaataaattatgtcCTGATAAAGGTCCTAATACTATATATGCCCCATCTAATGAATTAATGTCTGTATATGAAGCAGCTatgaaatataaacaaaataataaagatgtTATAATTATTGCTGGTAAAGAATATGGTTGTGGTAGTTCTAGAGATTGGGCAGCTAAAGGTTCTTATCTTTTGGGGGTTAAAGCTATTATTGCTGAATCTTTTGAAAGAATCCATAGAAGTAACTTAATAGGAATGAGTGTATTACcattacaatttttaaataatgaaaatgctcaacattataatatagatGGTACTGAAActtttactattttattaaatgaagGTAATTTAAAACCAGGACAAAATATAACTATTGAAATGAAtcaaaaaggaaaaataatcaaatttGATGTTTTATGTAGAATAGATACTGAAATTGAGGTTCAGTATTTCAAGAATGGTGGAATTTTGAAATATGTTCTTCGATCGTTAGTTAAAAAGGAAGATGcttaa